The following proteins are encoded in a genomic region of Pyrus communis chromosome 11, drPyrComm1.1, whole genome shotgun sequence:
- the LOC137708611 gene encoding caffeoylshikimate esterase-like, translating to MSTETPPNFWGDMPEEEYYTSQGVRNTKSFFQSPNGQIFTQSFLPLDQKVKATVFMTHGYGSDTGWLFQKICIHYTTWGYAVFAADLLGHGRSDGIRCYLGDMEKVAASSLSYFLHVRQSEPYACLPAFLFGESMGGLATMVMYFQSPPDAWTGLIFSAPLFVIPENMKPSKVHLFLYGLLFGLADTWAAMPDNKMVGKAIKDPAKLKIIASNPRRYTGPPRVGTMREIARMCQYVQDNFSRVTAPFLTVHGTADGVTCPTSSQLLYEKGSSVDKTLKMYDGMYHSLVQGEPDENADIVLRDMREWIDERVARYGSKAKGLEEGI from the coding sequence ATGTCGACCGAGACGCCACCGAATTTCTGGGGCGACATGCCGGAGGAGGAGTACTACACCTCCCAAGGGGTGCGCAACACCAAATCCTTCTTCCAAAGCCCCAACGGCCAGATCTTCACCCAGTCCTTCCTGCCTTTGGATCAAAAAGTCAAAGCAACCGTCTTCATGACCCACGGCTACGGATCTGACACCGGCTGGCTCTTCCAGAAAATCTGCATCCACTACACCACCTGGGGCTACGCCGTCTTCGCCGCCGATCTCCTCGGCCACGGCCGGTCCGACGGCATCCGCTGCTACCTCGGCGACATGGAGAAAGTCGCCGCCAGCTCCCTCTCCTACTTCCTCCACGTCCGCCAGTCCGAACCCTACGCCTGCCTCCCGGCCTTCCTGTTCGGCGAGTCCATGGGCGGCTTAGCCACCATGGTCATGTACTTCCAATCCCCTCCCGACGCCTGGACGGGCCTGATCTTCTCCGCCCCGCTCTTCGTCATCCCGGAGAACATGAAGCCCAGCAAAGTCCACCTCTTCCTGTACGGCCTCCTGTTCGGCCTCGCCGACACGTGGGCGGCGATGCCGGACAACAAGATGGTGGGGAAGGCGATCAAGGACCCCGCGAAGCTGAAGATCATAGCGTCGAATCCGAGGAGGTACACGGGCCCACCGAGAGTGGGGACAATGAGGGAGATCGCTAGGATGTGCCAGTACGTGCAGGACAATTTCTCGCGGGTGACGGCGCCGTTTTTGACAGTGCACGGGACGGCGGACGGGGTGACGTGCCCAACGTCGTCGCAGCTGCTGTACGAGAAAGGATCGAGCGTGGACAAGACTTTGAAGATGTACGATGGGATGTACCATTCGTTGGTACAAGGGGAGCCGGACGAGAACGCGGATATTGTGTTGAGGGATATGAGGGAGTGGATTGACGAGAGGGTGGCGAGGTATGGGAGCAAAGCAAAGGGCTTGGAGGAGGGAATTTGA